TGTCTTCGACCAACGtgataaaaattactattattttcaGTGCTGTTATTATCTGTTATTATCTCAGTGTTACCAACTGCATCGTCGCTAGCTACTACATTATCTGGCTCTTTTAAACCCAATGAATCGCACATATTCTCAAGTAATACACAAGTATAAATGATCGAACAGCACTTGGTAGGAGAATATTGAAGAGTTCCGCCACTTTTATGTAGACATCTCCACCTGTTTTTGAGACTGCCAATACAACGTTCTATTCTACTTCGAACCCTTGAGTGGGTATTGTTGAAAAACATTTCTTCAGGGGTAATTGCAGGACTAAATGGTGTAATCATGACTGGCGATAACCCGTATCCTGAATCACCAAAAAGAAAACCTGCAACTGGATCAGCTTCCATCGTTTGTTTTAAAGTAGAATTTGAATAAACAAAAGCATCATGACATGATCCTGGATATTTAATTACTACATCTCTGAACTGTCCATCATAATCGACAACAAATTGGCAATTTATAGCTGAATAgccttttctaaaaaatgaagcaaaacATATTAATAAGCAAAATGAAcgaatttttataagttaaaatgtATAATTACACTATAACTATAATTAGGAACTAGAATTTTAACTCTTCAATATGATCATTCAGATCCTACAGTAATAaatactgaataaaaaaaaattaaaaatgtcaatcatattatttaatagtaattTGTATACTACTCAAGCCTATTTAAAGATTACTTTGGctcatttaaaaactattttttacctGCAAATAAAAGCTGGCTCATCAGCCCCAGTGACTCCTTTGATGGGCACCATTGAACCATCAATTAGGCCCAAAAGACCCTTTACTCCACAAGCctgaaaataactttgtttcaCTTTAGTTATTTCTTCTTGACTACTGTACCATTTGACAAGGTAGCTGTAGTGTTGCATAAATGACTCACAAAACTGATGGATTATTCGGCTAGTGCTAGCCTGGCTCATCTCAGAAGTGtcgcctaaaattaaaaaataataaactttcatagCTTCATTCAGATGTAGTTTATGATTGAATTTATGAATTGTTTATGTTTACGGAAAATTCTTGAATAAAAACTGTGATTTTATACAAGATGTGTGACCTTAACTTTTAACCTTACAAAATAATACATAGTTTTGTGAAATTGCagttattctaaaaaaattaatatgttctgttaatttaaaaaatcatgtttggTTTTTGTCTCTTAAAGAACGTACATTTATAATCTAAACACTGGACTAATATCAATTAAGTGAAGCATTAGCTaacatgtttacttttttttaagtatttttaaatacatttcaataacatatataaatatatacacataatataaTTCTTACCTATTGGATTTTGAAAGCTTCCTGTTGCTAGAAACCTTAAAGATACAAGTACTTTAGTTTCTGGTAAAATGGAATTGTTTTGGCCAGTTGTTGAAGACAGATCATCCTGTAGAGTGTTAACAATCTCAGATATTTTACGCAACGGTAAACGAAATTTCTGACGACATTCAACATCTGAAAAATCATTAAGGACAGCACGATGAGCCTTTCGCCAATTTTGATTTTGGAATTCAATTTCTTGAATCATTTGAATATCCATTTTAACTAGAATATTTCAAATAGCATTTCAAATAGCTAATTTAATATGCTATtctatataaaatcatataatattattctgtatatattactaaattagtaattttaaatcaataacgTATTTATTGcacctaataataatattattattatgcgCAATGAACACGTTATTGATAAACACGCTGTtgatataagtaatatatatacatatattaaatttaatatacacatattttattataataaaatgtgtgTGTAAAAATGTATGAGTAACAATGTTActcacacatacacatatattaaaTACGTGTGTATGTATGAGTAACATATAGTAACAAAATCTAtgtgtatattaaatttaatatatgtacatgtattagtaatatatattattactaaaagactttgatgaatattgtacattattattatatgtaggGTAAAGTGGGGTATTAAGCCCTATGGGGCATTAAACCCCATTTActctgtttatataataaaatgcctAAATAACATTGCATCTATATTAGCACAAATATTAACTCTCTCTCTTTCTGAGAGAGAGGTAATATTTAGAGAATATTTAGAGGTAATAGAGAGATTATAGTAATATAGTAATAGAGAGTAACATAATAGAGAGagagacaagagtataaagtatatacttcaataatattattgtatatagaTTTGTATATAGTATTTGTAtagtattgtatataatatagttGTATTATAATACAACCATAAGTTAATATAGTATTGATATATCATATAGTTTTGTAATATGACAATAAATAGCTATTAAAGTAACTTAACTTACTTACTAAGTTATTGGCTTACTACAAATCTATATGAAATATTCATACTACTATggatatatcatatataatcaTTAAGTTATCTTAATAACTCTCATATATATCATTAAGTTATCTCAATAACTATTTATTGTCATACTACAAAACTATAGGATATATCTATACTATAATACCTTATGGTTGTATTATAACACaactatattatatacaaactaaaacatatactaaattatataaatattacaattgtatacatatacaacataataaaactatatgtTATACAAACTAAAACAGGGAGAGCGACCATAGTATTACTATGGTCGCTCTCCTTGTTTTAGCCAAGCTATAAGAGCTcttatatctatataatatctatattatcattctatatctatataatCATATTATCATTCTATATAATGGATGGTTTGCTCTAGTGTTAACCATCTAATACCATATAAGAGAGCTCTCTGGAGAGCTCTCCATATCTATAGTACCATATAAGAGAGCTAGCTCTCTTATATGGTATTAGTCTAATACGTAtgtattatttaagaaatgtattatttaagaaataactTAACGTATGTTAATATATGGAAAATAtgattaattttgaaaaattaaattagtcaTACTGTTTCattcaaaagtatttcaaaattctGTTTCGTTTAAAACGCAGCTTTTATAAAAAGGAAAACATGttgaaaatttcagaaaaaacgCTCAAGCGGTTATCTTGGAATTTTGGCCCGCATATTGAAAAACCTCAAACTGAGAAAAcacataaaaactgaaaataaaagatataagaTCTACAAATATACGTAACAATATATATTGGACTATATTTAGCATTAAAAACCTCCTGCTTCATACgttttactttctttttcagAGGTTTTGTCacttttattcagttttttagcCCTTAACTTTTGACGATGCAACTTGTTATCGGGTTTTAGTTTATAGATCGACCATTTAAGCGTGTTTTATTTATGTCGTTAGAACCGTTTAGTGTATAAAAACCTGATACCATGTtcaatttttcatatattaggATTGAAGACTTCATCCCAATGTTAAAATTAGCAACAGCATCATAAACACCAAACTTCAGCAAAGTCAGCGAGACATATTTTGTATTTGGTATGCGATCCCAAATTTTCCCATGGAAAGACTTATTTGCATTTTGTGTTTTTCCGTGCAGACATTTTTAAGCTCATCTTCTTTTGTGAGCTCTTTAAACACAGGTCTGATCTTGTACACAACCTCTAAAGATAGACCAGGTCCGTTTTTTTCAATTTCCGTCGTCTGGTTCCAACACGCTTCTGATAGTGTCCAACAcattctaatttatttactttaaaattaggATAAACATCCTTGACACTATTGTAACTTTTGCTATCTCCATCACCTAAAAAAGTAATGTACTGTAACTTATGCTTTTTAATTGATCGTTGGAAAATACGACTGGCTCCTTCACACTCCATTCCACCTGCAGAACCAACatttagctaaaaaataaatatcttcgtatttgtgtttatatatgtcaaataatgtTTCTTCTGAAAACCCTAAATTTTGCGAAGCTTTAATGCAATCGTATAATGCATATTTACACATATTCATCGTACATCGTTCATAATTGCCATATGAACCTATCCGCTCTTTTAGATGTACTTCTTGTTGGATTTTTGTTTGTTGAATTTCATTAACTTCTTTCATAAACTCTAAAAATTCTTCTTCAgttatttccatttttattatgttttttaaaaaacattttttacaaaataaaattacaaggttttttctaaaagttttcaCGAGCATACATATAGGTAGacatttcaaaaagttttgtgTTCATatcatacaaattatttttcacTAATAGAAACATTCATTagataattaaacaaaataaaaatttcatactttaaattatttttttttctaaaagtttttcattcTTACTTTGATATgtaaattctttcatttttgttttttgtaattctgGATAATTCTCTTATAAGAACGAAATCATAGCTTCATCtctatctttttctttttctaacgatactaatttttcaagtttattaacagctacattaatttttataatcatatttgaaatcactttaataaaaacattcaaggTTTCCATACGATTCTTAAAACAATCAACCTGTGCGATTGTTTGTATTAATTCGTTCAATTTACCAAAAGCATGATTCCCTTGATCTCGATGACTATCTACtgtaacaaaatcttttaacatttgtaattgtttatttatacacCATTACCCATAATTATTAGTTAGCTaaagtacaaaattttttttaaaatcacaatatagttaaaaataaattcatttttgataattttttaaaatttaaacgttCATAATTTTTAGTCATGtaaaaaaactctttcaaatctttttgaaattcaggATAACGcgattgtataaaaaaataaactattgcATCAtctcttttattatattcttctttttctttatttacaatcATTTCATGTTCTTCAATAGCAATATTAGACATGATAATCATGTGTGCAATTAATTATACCAAAAGATTTCGAGTATACATTCGATCTTTAAATTTATCACtaccatttttaataattatcttttttactttttccatcACTGTCAAGATTCCTTCTTGGTTTTGGTCTAACAGTATAAATTCACGCAAAGTAAGAAATGAGTATGCAATTCTggacaaaatttatataatgtatgCCAATTATCGTGATCACTAGTCAAACCCACTAGCACAATTAGAGCAAGGTCGATATTGTAATCTATGTATTCgatgaaagttttcttttttattaatttatgaaaacttttattttgatctatttttaattagttggtgaaaaaaaatattacatttattaaaataattacaataacatattatcataataaatatgaaaatctacagaaatattaaaaacttaactaaactt
This portion of the Hydra vulgaris chromosome 13, alternate assembly HydraT2T_AEP genome encodes:
- the LOC136089497 gene encoding putative nuclease HARBI1; amino-acid sequence: MDIQMIQEIEFQNQNWRKAHRAVLNDFSDVECRQKFRLPLRKISEIVNTLQDDLSSTTGQNNSILPETKVLVSLRFLATGSFQNPIGDTSEMSQASTSRIIHQFCESFMQHYSYLVKWYSSQEEITKVKQSYFQACGVKGLLGLIDGSMVPIKGVTGADEPAFICRKGYSAINCQFVVDYDGQFRDVVIKYPGSCHDAFVYSNSTLKQTMEADPVAGFLFGDSGYGLSPVMITPFSPAITPEEMFFNNTHSRVRSRIERCIGSLKNRWRCLHKSGGTLQYSPTKCCSIIYTCVLLENMCDSLGLKEPDNVVASDDAVGNTEIITDNNSTENNSNFYHVGRRQINQIRLGLTRRNDLKNYMFANRHPHVL